From a single Microbacterium murale genomic region:
- a CDS encoding TetR/AcrR family transcriptional regulator gives MATENSTRTRPATRQKRTDILEAAVEIFGNKGSTNGTLADVAEQVGMTHAGVLHHFGSKQKLLLEVLAYRDQADVAELDEKHIPGGPELFLHLVRTAFANELRPGIVQAYTVLSNESVTDDHPARGFFEERYTTLRREVSEAFRELCAQEGVTEPDTIAAASASILAVMDGLQLQWLLHPEIVGLGEASEFAIRAIVGAVLRQPPELETYVREV, from the coding sequence GTGGCAACAGAGAATTCGACGCGCACGCGCCCTGCCACCAGGCAGAAGCGCACCGACATCCTGGAAGCAGCGGTCGAGATCTTCGGCAACAAGGGGTCGACGAACGGCACGCTCGCCGACGTCGCCGAGCAGGTCGGGATGACGCACGCCGGTGTGCTCCACCACTTCGGCTCGAAGCAGAAGCTGCTGCTCGAGGTGCTCGCCTACCGCGATCAGGCGGACGTCGCCGAGCTCGACGAGAAGCACATCCCCGGCGGGCCCGAGCTGTTCCTGCACCTGGTGCGCACGGCGTTCGCGAACGAGCTGCGCCCCGGCATCGTGCAGGCGTACACCGTGCTCTCCAACGAGTCCGTGACCGATGACCACCCCGCACGCGGCTTCTTCGAGGAGCGCTACACGACTCTCCGCCGCGAGGTGTCAGAGGCGTTCCGTGAGCTGTGCGCGCAGGAGGGCGTGACAGAGCCCGACACGATTGCGGCAGCATCGGCCAGCATCCTCGCCGTCATGGACGGCCTGCAGCTGCAGTGGTTGCTGCATCCCGAGATCGTCGGACTCGGCGAAGCCAGCGAGTTCGCGATCCGCGCGATCGTGGGCGCCGTGCTGCGGCAACCGCCTGAATTGGAGACGTACGTCCGCGAGGTCTGA
- a CDS encoding amidohydrolase, translated as MSIDLEALYIDLHQHPELSFQETRTAGIAAGHLRDLGLEVEEGVGITGVVGLLRNGDGPTIWARADMDALPVEEQTGLAYASTATGVDPAGHTVPVMHACGHDMHVTAMIGAVERLVADRAEWSGTLVVIIQPAEEYGAGARAMLDAGILDRYPKPDIVLGQHVTPFAAGIIGVRSGTQMAASDGLTVTLHGRGGHGSRPHTTVDPVVMAAATVMRLQTIASRETDPQDVAVVTVGSIHAGLKNNIIPAEATLELSLRYPNDEARATVLASVERIVRAEALASGAEREPEIRTDHTLPPTINDEDAVARVTTAFQRVLGEAAVIDPGMITGSEDVSWFARDAGAPLVFWFWGGVDPATFAAAVAGGSVAHDIPTNHSPLFAPEIHPTIEVGVTAMATAVREFLG; from the coding sequence ATGAGCATCGATCTCGAAGCGTTGTACATCGACCTCCATCAGCATCCCGAGCTCTCGTTCCAGGAGACCCGGACGGCCGGCATCGCCGCCGGACACCTGCGTGATCTCGGGCTCGAGGTCGAAGAGGGTGTCGGCATCACCGGCGTCGTCGGACTGCTGCGCAACGGCGATGGCCCTACGATCTGGGCGCGCGCAGACATGGACGCTCTCCCCGTAGAAGAGCAGACCGGACTGGCGTACGCCAGCACAGCGACCGGCGTCGACCCTGCCGGCCACACCGTCCCTGTGATGCACGCCTGCGGACACGATATGCATGTCACCGCAATGATCGGCGCTGTCGAGCGGCTCGTCGCCGACCGGGCGGAATGGTCGGGAACACTCGTCGTCATCATCCAGCCGGCCGAGGAGTACGGCGCCGGCGCCAGGGCGATGCTGGACGCCGGCATCCTCGATCGCTATCCGAAGCCCGACATCGTGCTCGGCCAGCACGTGACCCCCTTCGCCGCAGGCATCATCGGCGTCCGCAGCGGCACGCAGATGGCAGCATCCGACGGCCTCACCGTCACTCTGCACGGCCGCGGCGGGCACGGATCAAGACCGCACACGACCGTCGACCCGGTGGTGATGGCCGCTGCCACCGTGATGCGCCTGCAGACGATCGCCTCTCGCGAGACCGACCCGCAGGACGTGGCGGTCGTCACGGTCGGCTCGATCCACGCCGGCCTGAAGAACAACATCATCCCCGCCGAGGCGACGCTCGAGCTCAGCCTGCGCTACCCGAACGACGAGGCCCGCGCGACCGTGCTCGCGAGCGTGGAGCGGATCGTCCGGGCTGAGGCCCTCGCATCCGGCGCCGAGCGCGAGCCCGAGATCCGCACCGACCACACGCTGCCGCCCACGATCAACGACGAGGATGCCGTCGCGCGGGTCACGACCGCGTTCCAGCGCGTCCTCGGCGAAGCCGCTGTGATCGACCCAGGGATGATCACCGGCAGCGAGGACGTCTCATGGTTCGCGCGTGATGCCGGCGCGCCTCTGGTCTTCTGGTTCTGGGGCGGTGTCGACCCGGCGACGTTCGCGGCGGCGGTCGCAGGCGGCTCGGTCGCCCACGACATCCCCACCAACCACTCGCCGCTGTTCGCGCCGGAGATCCATCCGACCATCGAGGTCGGGGTCACCGCGATGGCGACGGCGGTGCGCGAGTTCCTGGGCTGA